A DNA window from Boseongicola sp. contains the following coding sequences:
- the ihfA gene encoding integration host factor subunit alpha, whose translation MSEKTLTRMDLSESVFREVGLSRNESAQLVEGVLQHMSDALVAGEQVKISSFGTFSVRDKAARVGRNPKTGEEVPIHPRRVLTFRPSHLMKDRVAAGNKS comes from the coding sequence ATGAGCGAAAAGACATTAACACGGATGGACCTAAGCGAGTCCGTATTCCGCGAAGTCGGCCTCAGCCGCAACGAGTCTGCTCAACTGGTCGAAGGCGTGCTTCAGCACATGTCCGACGCGCTGGTTGCAGGCGAACAAGTCAAAATCTCTTCTTTCGGCACCTTCTCGGTCCGCGACAAAGCTGCCCGCGTCGGTCGCAATCCGAAAACCGGGGAAGAAGTGCCAATCCACCCCCGCCGCGTGCTGACTTTCCGCCCTTCGCATCTGATGAAGGACCGCGTCGCCGCCGGGAACAAATCGTAA
- a CDS encoding segregation/condensation protein A has translation MPDGDTGIETGESAVEARLAAEALIVDVDGYEGPLDLLLTLSRTQKVDLRKISVLALAEQYLAFIEQAKTLRIELAADYLVMAAWLAFLKSRLLLPPDPSDEGPSGEELAAHLAFQLERLQAMRDAAAKLMARDQKGRDFFVRGIPEDVTRVRRVTYTATLLDLMQGYARIRTKDDFRPFTMDRNNVMTLEQALDRMRSLIGYAGEWTDLLSWLPEGWETDPVRRRSATASHFAASLELAKAGSIQIRQTDMFAPIQIKAMTSG, from the coding sequence ATGCCTGACGGCGACACCGGGATCGAGACGGGCGAAAGCGCCGTCGAAGCCCGCCTTGCGGCGGAAGCCCTGATCGTTGATGTCGATGGCTATGAAGGTCCTTTGGACTTGCTTTTGACCCTGAGCCGGACGCAGAAGGTTGATCTGCGTAAGATCAGCGTGTTGGCGTTAGCAGAGCAATATCTGGCATTCATCGAACAAGCGAAGACGCTGCGGATTGAACTGGCGGCGGACTATTTGGTGATGGCGGCCTGGTTGGCGTTTCTGAAGTCTCGGCTGTTGTTGCCGCCGGATCCATCCGATGAAGGGCCAAGCGGTGAAGAACTGGCCGCGCATCTGGCGTTTCAGTTGGAGCGGCTTCAAGCGATGCGCGATGCGGCTGCCAAGCTGATGGCGCGGGATCAGAAAGGGCGCGATTTCTTTGTGCGTGGTATCCCTGAAGATGTAACGCGGGTGCGGCGGGTGACTTACACCGCAACCTTGCTGGATTTGATGCAGGGCTATGCCCGTATTCGCACCAAGGACGATTTCCGCCCCTTTACCATGGACCGCAACAACGTGATGACGCTGGAACAGGCGTTGGATCGGATGCGAAGTCTGATCGGTTACGCAGGTGAGTGGACAGATTTGCTGTCATGGCTGCCTGAGGGGTGGGAAACCGATCCGGTTCGGCGACGGTCGGCCACGGCCTCGCATTTTGCGGCTTCCTTGGAACTGGCGAAAGCGGGGAGCATTCAGATCCGGCAGACGGATATGTTCGCGCCTATTCAGATCAAGGCGATGACCAGTGGCTGA
- a CDS encoding sigma-70 family RNA polymerase sigma factor, whose protein sequence is MAKEPRPLANNMPAQFDQALAAHRPELHRYLARMTGSVIDGEDLVQDTLLAATRALAKGEDVTHMRGWLFRIAHNTALNAIRARKSEAAMKETLSHQPDTNVTLPLEGGTRDALLPYLGLTAKQRSAVILRDVFGHTTAEVADLTGLSQDATKSALKRGRAALATADIEAPVEVSDQDKARLATYAAHFNAHAFDALRDMLAREVHLDLVSVEKRNGQKAVGGYFGNYARQSDWLMAPGLVEGRPAILAFNRDTPGDAPQYFIHLNFDGDHIAQIRDFRYARYAMDDAHWVRLGS, encoded by the coding sequence ATGGCAAAGGAACCGCGCCCCTTGGCTAACAATATGCCCGCCCAATTCGATCAAGCTCTGGCCGCCCACCGGCCGGAGCTTCACCGCTATCTTGCGCGAATGACCGGATCGGTGATCGACGGCGAGGATTTGGTTCAAGACACCCTCCTTGCTGCCACCCGCGCACTGGCAAAGGGCGAGGATGTCACCCACATGCGCGGATGGCTCTTTCGGATCGCACATAATACGGCGCTGAACGCTATCCGCGCCCGGAAGTCCGAGGCAGCGATGAAAGAAACCCTGTCCCACCAGCCCGACACAAATGTCACCCTGCCGCTTGAAGGTGGCACGCGCGACGCGCTTCTGCCTTATCTGGGCCTGACGGCCAAACAACGCAGCGCTGTCATTCTGCGCGACGTCTTTGGTCATACCACCGCCGAAGTCGCCGATCTCACCGGTCTCAGTCAGGACGCAACAAAATCTGCGCTAAAACGCGGCCGCGCAGCACTCGCGACAGCGGATATCGAGGCCCCGGTCGAAGTCTCAGATCAGGACAAAGCACGCCTCGCCACCTACGCCGCCCACTTCAACGCCCACGCCTTCGACGCCTTGCGCGACATGCTGGCCCGCGAAGTGCACCTTGATCTCGTCTCGGTCGAAAAACGCAACGGTCAAAAAGCCGTTGGTGGATACTTCGGAAATTACGCCCGCCAGTCAGACTGGCTGATGGCCCCCGGCCTTGTCGAAGGTCGCCCCGCTATTCTCGCCTTCAACCGCGACACGCCCGGAGATGCCCCGCAGTACTTCATCCACCTGAATTTCGACGGCGACCACATCGCCCAAATCCGTGACTTTCGCTATGCCCGCTATGCGATGGATGACGCGCATTGGGTCAGGCTGGGCAGCTAG
- a CDS encoding SPOR domain-containing protein — protein MKMAAINFGDMGESPNGCALAAAMNWAGAFLSVLLIAGLATWGWKLWVRDVTGVPVVRALEGPMRVMPDDPGGQASAYQGLAVNSIAEERVEALADRVVLAPAPTSLNEDEDLPMAELAPVAEAQPLVASEILPVIEPELESTVTTAFVEEAETKLEAVPSATDLAVAAALADVVDLVAIPASFVVNAGPGVPVTTPRPLGRPAEFRVASLSLVKNDVTGDIVPATIPPGTRLVQLGAFGSPEVARTNWANAMAQFGDYMVGKERVIQQAETGGRTFWRLRATGFETLADARRFCAVLVSDGANCIPVTQE, from the coding sequence ATGAAAATGGCGGCAATCAATTTTGGCGATATGGGGGAGTCCCCCAACGGCTGCGCACTTGCGGCGGCGATGAACTGGGCCGGAGCATTCCTGTCGGTCCTGCTGATCGCGGGTCTGGCGACCTGGGGTTGGAAGTTATGGGTGCGCGACGTGACCGGGGTTCCGGTGGTGCGCGCGCTGGAAGGGCCGATGCGGGTTATGCCCGATGATCCGGGTGGGCAAGCAAGCGCCTATCAAGGTCTTGCGGTGAACAGCATTGCGGAAGAGCGGGTTGAGGCACTGGCAGATCGCGTGGTTCTGGCACCTGCGCCGACTTCGTTGAACGAGGACGAAGATTTGCCGATGGCGGAGCTTGCCCCTGTAGCCGAAGCGCAGCCTTTGGTTGCATCTGAAATATTGCCGGTGATTGAGCCGGAATTGGAAAGCACCGTTACAACGGCCTTTGTAGAGGAGGCCGAAACCAAACTTGAGGCGGTACCTTCGGCGACAGATTTGGCTGTGGCCGCTGCTTTGGCGGATGTGGTCGATCTGGTGGCGATACCGGCCAGCTTTGTTGTGAACGCGGGCCCGGGTGTGCCGGTGACAACGCCGCGTCCGTTGGGGCGTCCTGCTGAATTTCGCGTGGCCTCGCTGAGCTTGGTAAAGAACGATGTTACAGGCGATATTGTACCAGCAACGATCCCGCCGGGCACGCGTCTGGTGCAGTTGGGTGCCTTTGGCAGCCCCGAGGTTGCGCGCACCAACTGGGCCAATGCGATGGCGCAGTTCGGCGACTATATGGTTGGTAAGGAACGGGTGATCCAGCAGGCAGAAACCGGAGGACGGACGTTCTGGCGGTTGAGGGCCACCGGGTTCGAGACATTGGCAGATGCGCGCCGGTTCTGTGCGGTTCTGGTATCTGACGGGGCAAATTGTATTCCCGTCACTCAGGAATGA
- a CDS encoding deoxyguanosinetriphosphate triphosphohydrolase — translation MRAPYASEPGDSRGRLFAEDESTFRSCFQRDRDRIIHASAFRRLKHKTQVFIEHEGDYFRTRLTHSIEVAQVARTISGALGLNAELTEAVALAHDLGHTPFGHTGEDALGALMAPYGGFDHNAQAIRIVTSLERHYAMFDGLNLTWETLEGIAKHNGPVTGELPWALAVYQAHHDLELDTYASAEAQVAAISDDIAYNHHDLHDGLRAELFSTDELAELPLLKGCFERVDAIYPDLNYYRRRHEALRRFFGLLVEDVIAVARQSLLEIGPKSADDIRRAGFQIIRFSDDVFADLKVIRAFLFERMYRAPSVIEMRQRVTLVVEELFPFFMAHPDQLPKQWRKDVEEISSEEDLARIVSDYIAGMTDRFAIQCHERFILV, via the coding sequence ATGCGCGCGCCATATGCATCAGAACCGGGCGATAGCCGGGGCCGGCTGTTTGCCGAGGATGAAAGCACGTTCAGGTCGTGTTTTCAGCGCGATCGTGACCGGATCATTCATGCCAGCGCCTTTCGGCGGCTGAAGCATAAAACTCAGGTGTTTATTGAACATGAGGGCGATTACTTTCGCACCCGACTGACGCATTCGATCGAGGTCGCGCAGGTGGCGCGGACAATCTCGGGGGCTTTGGGGCTGAATGCGGAACTGACCGAGGCTGTGGCTTTGGCCCATGATCTGGGGCACACGCCGTTTGGGCATACGGGCGAGGATGCTTTGGGCGCGCTGATGGCGCCCTACGGTGGGTTTGATCACAACGCGCAGGCGATCCGCATCGTGACCTCGCTTGAGCGGCATTATGCGATGTTTGACGGGTTGAACCTGACCTGGGAGACGCTGGAGGGGATTGCCAAGCATAACGGGCCGGTGACGGGCGAATTGCCCTGGGCGCTGGCGGTGTATCAGGCGCATCATGATCTGGAATTGGACACTTATGCGAGTGCCGAGGCGCAGGTTGCGGCGATTTCCGACGATATTGCGTATAACCACCATGATTTGCATGACGGGCTTCGGGCGGAGTTGTTTTCAACCGATGAGTTGGCGGAACTGCCGTTGTTGAAGGGGTGTTTTGAGCGGGTGGATGCGATCTACCCGGACCTGAATTACTACCGGCGGCGGCATGAGGCGCTCAGGCGGTTCTTCGGATTGCTGGTTGAGGATGTGATCGCGGTTGCGCGTCAATCTTTGTTGGAGATCGGGCCGAAGTCGGCGGATGATATTCGCCGCGCCGGGTTTCAGATTATTCGGTTTTCGGATGATGTGTTTGCCGATCTGAAGGTGATCCGGGCGTTTTTGTTTGAACGCATGTATCGCGCGCCGTCAGTGATTGAGATGCGGCAACGGGTGACGCTGGTGGTGGAAGAGTTGTTTCCGTTCTTTATGGCGCATCCCGATCAATTGCCGAAGCAATGGCGTAAGGACGTGGAAGAGATCAGTTCTGAAGAAGATTTGGCGCGGATCGTGTCGGATTATATTGCCGGGATGACGGATCGGTTTGCGATCCAGTGTCATGAGCGGTTTATTCTGGTCTGA
- a CDS encoding 2'-deoxycytidine 5'-triphosphate deaminase has translation MTPGVQSDNQITSMIAAGTIAADVEIVPGQVQPASLDLRLGTKAYRVRASFLTGRAHKVTDRLQDLEMHQFDLTQGAVLEKGCVYVVPLLERLELAAGMSGAASAKSSIGRLDLLTRIITDHGTEFDRVPDGYTGPLYVEICPRSFSVVATTGQMLNQIIFRQGDTILSDAELTALHANDPIVTGEAVISGGLGFSVDLKPAKGDLVGYRAKPHTGVVDLGKLAHYEPVDYWEEVRTTEGRIILDPGAFYILVSREAIAIPPTHAAEMAPYLAMVGEFRVHYAGFFDPGFGWSGAGGEGSRGVLEVRCHEAPFVLEHGQVVGRLVYEKMSEVPATLYGREIKSNYQGQGLKLSKHFKSV, from the coding sequence ATGACGCCCGGCGTACAATCCGACAATCAGATCACCAGTATGATTGCCGCAGGCACCATCGCCGCCGATGTCGAAATCGTGCCCGGACAGGTGCAACCTGCTTCATTAGATTTGCGTCTGGGAACAAAGGCTTACCGTGTTCGCGCGTCGTTTCTAACCGGACGTGCGCACAAAGTCACCGACCGGTTGCAAGACCTCGAAATGCACCAGTTCGACCTGACCCAGGGTGCAGTGCTGGAAAAGGGCTGCGTCTATGTCGTGCCGCTTCTTGAACGTCTGGAGCTGGCCGCCGGAATGAGCGGGGCCGCCTCGGCCAAATCCTCCATTGGACGGCTCGATCTTTTGACCCGCATCATCACTGATCACGGGACCGAATTCGACCGTGTCCCCGACGGTTATACCGGCCCGCTTTATGTAGAGATCTGCCCGCGATCCTTCTCTGTCGTCGCGACTACCGGACAGATGTTAAACCAGATCATCTTCCGGCAGGGCGACACCATTTTAAGTGACGCCGAACTTACCGCTCTCCACGCCAACGACCCGATTGTGACAGGCGAAGCAGTCATCTCTGGCGGCCTGGGTTTTTCGGTCGATCTAAAACCGGCAAAAGGCGATCTTGTCGGTTACCGCGCCAAACCCCACACCGGCGTCGTTGATCTTGGGAAACTTGCCCACTACGAACCCGTCGACTACTGGGAAGAAGTGCGCACCACCGAAGGCCGCATCATCCTCGATCCCGGCGCGTTCTATATTTTGGTGAGCCGTGAAGCGATTGCAATACCGCCCACGCACGCCGCCGAAATGGCTCCCTATCTTGCCATGGTCGGCGAATTCCGCGTTCACTACGCTGGTTTCTTTGACCCCGGTTTCGGCTGGTCAGGTGCGGGCGGCGAAGGTTCACGCGGCGTTCTCGAAGTCCGCTGCCACGAAGCCCCCTTCGTGCTGGAACACGGCCAGGTCGTAGGCCGTCTTGTCTATGAAAAAATGTCAGAAGTGCCCGCCACGCTTTACGGGCGCGAAATCAAGTCCAACTATCAGGGCCAGGGCCTGAAACTCAGCAAACATTTCAAGTCGGTTTGA
- the scpB gene encoding SMC-Scp complex subunit ScpB: MVEAILFASAEPVTVAELNARMPHGAETAEAIELLKKRYDGRGVAVVKVGDAWAIRTAPDLGFLMQKETTETRKLSRAAIETLAIIAYHQPVTRAEIEEIRGVSVSRGTVDQLLELEWIKFGRRRMTPGRPVTYVVTQDFLDHFGLESARDLPGLKELRAAGLLENRPPPAENLPTEEGEDDEQVDMFEDED; this comes from the coding sequence ATGGTTGAGGCCATTTTGTTCGCTTCGGCCGAGCCGGTGACCGTTGCGGAGTTGAACGCGCGGATGCCCCATGGGGCTGAAACCGCTGAAGCAATTGAGTTGCTGAAAAAACGCTATGACGGGCGTGGTGTGGCGGTGGTGAAGGTGGGCGATGCTTGGGCTATCCGCACAGCGCCCGATCTTGGGTTTCTGATGCAAAAGGAAACAACGGAGACGCGCAAGTTAAGCCGTGCGGCGATCGAGACGTTGGCGATCATAGCCTACCATCAGCCCGTGACTCGCGCCGAGATCGAAGAGATCCGGGGTGTGAGTGTCAGCCGTGGCACCGTGGATCAACTGTTGGAGCTTGAGTGGATCAAGTTCGGACGACGCAGGATGACGCCAGGACGGCCTGTTACCTATGTGGTAACCCAGGATTTCCTGGATCATTTCGGCCTGGAAAGTGCCCGCGATCTACCGGGACTGAAAGAATTGCGGGCGGCGGGTTTGCTGGAAAACCGGCCACCGCCAGCAGAGAACCTTCCCACAGAGGAAGGCGAAGACGACGAGCAAGTGGATATGTTCGAAGACGAGGATTGA
- a CDS encoding SDR family NAD(P)-dependent oxidoreductase: MLCAIIGYGPGLGAAYAEVFGQAGYDVALLSRSGGGETSSDRSGAVVRAFRCDAGDPGNLQSVLQAVEDELGSIDVAIYNADLAQFGTLDEITEDQFEQTWRVGTLGLFATAKFLAPRMESRAAGAIIVTGATAALRGNIWTTAFASSKSAQRNLAQSLAKQLGPKGIHVAYLVIDGVIDTTDTRTHFAPNEPDEFFMDPKAIAETALMLVGQDKSAWTFEIDLRPFQEKW; the protein is encoded by the coding sequence ATGCTGTGTGCGATCATTGGATATGGACCGGGATTAGGAGCCGCCTATGCCGAAGTGTTCGGGCAGGCGGGATATGATGTTGCTCTTTTAAGCAGGTCCGGAGGGGGTGAGACCTCGTCTGATCGGTCAGGGGCGGTTGTCAGGGCCTTTCGGTGCGATGCAGGCGATCCGGGAAATCTGCAGTCGGTGTTGCAGGCCGTCGAGGATGAACTGGGTTCAATTGACGTTGCGATTTACAATGCCGACCTTGCGCAGTTCGGCACCTTGGACGAGATCACCGAAGATCAGTTTGAGCAGACATGGCGGGTGGGAACATTGGGTTTGTTTGCCACCGCGAAATTCCTGGCACCGCGTATGGAGAGCCGTGCGGCGGGTGCAATCATTGTAACAGGTGCGACGGCTGCATTGCGGGGCAACATTTGGACGACGGCATTTGCGTCATCGAAGTCGGCGCAAAGAAATCTGGCCCAATCGTTGGCCAAACAGTTGGGGCCAAAGGGTATTCATGTGGCCTATCTGGTGATTGATGGGGTAATTGATACGACGGATACTCGTACGCACTTTGCGCCAAATGAGCCGGACGAATTCTTCATGGATCCCAAAGCCATTGCAGAGACGGCGCTGATGTTGGTGGGGCAGGACAAGTCGGCGTGGACCTTTGAGATTGATCTGAGGCCGTTTCAAGAGAAGTGGTAG
- a CDS encoding SDR family NAD(P)-dependent oxidoreductase — MMAPLAFGAGLPPVPERSMRTLRNYIRPPRPLLACWRVFQSNAFVFWKGQTMHKSALIIGAGRGVGREVALSLAGAGHTVTAVARTAADVETLATENANITARPADPSDAETANSLIADTSPDIVAIVGGLRPRMAFLSEYDWDSFSAVWQNDTRMTFNLLKAALTRPLKPGSTVLTVSSGAALFGSPLSGGYAGAKRMQHYASNYAQMESDKRDLGLTFTTLYPKQLIAGTNIAADASAAYGQTRGGTAADFMSQWDQPLTPEKVAAAITTLATTQQSGTYTVDGKGTAPLG; from the coding sequence ATGATGGCTCCATTGGCATTTGGCGCGGGTTTACCACCCGTCCCCGAGAGGTCAATGCGCACACTTCGCAATTATATTCGCCCCCCGCGCCCCCTTTTAGCATGCTGGCGTGTCTTCCAATCAAACGCATTCGTATTTTGGAAAGGACAGACCATGCATAAATCAGCCCTGATCATCGGTGCAGGCCGCGGTGTAGGCCGCGAAGTTGCGCTATCTCTGGCTGGCGCGGGCCACACTGTTACCGCCGTTGCCCGCACAGCAGCTGACGTCGAAACACTGGCAACCGAAAACGCCAACATCACCGCTCGACCTGCTGATCCCAGCGACGCTGAAACAGCAAATTCGCTGATCGCCGACACCTCTCCGGACATCGTCGCCATCGTCGGCGGCTTGCGCCCCCGCATGGCTTTCCTCAGCGAATACGACTGGGACAGCTTCAGTGCGGTTTGGCAAAATGATACGCGCATGACGTTCAATCTGTTGAAGGCGGCCCTCACCCGGCCCCTGAAACCCGGCAGCACCGTCCTCACTGTTTCGTCGGGTGCCGCCCTCTTTGGCTCTCCCCTTTCAGGAGGTTACGCAGGTGCCAAGCGCATGCAGCACTACGCCTCAAACTACGCGCAGATGGAATCCGACAAACGCGATCTCGGACTTACTTTTACAACACTTTACCCCAAACAATTGATCGCCGGGACCAATATCGCAGCAGATGCCTCAGCGGCTTATGGCCAGACGCGCGGCGGGACGGCTGCCGATTTCATGTCTCAATGGGATCAGCCTCTGACCCCTGAAAAAGTCGCGGCCGCCATCACCACACTTGCCACGACCCAACAATCGGGCACCTATACGGTAGATGGCAAAGGAACCGCGCCCCTTGGCTAA
- a CDS encoding beta-hexosaminidase, producing MRAGSVRFWYLTGQIVFPSLRNDVTRGAYILAPLGPDLSPREAAFFKEADPWGFILFARNCETPEQLRRLTKELRSAVGWYAPILIDQEGGRVQRMRAPHWREYMPPLDQVALFDIRTDIVSENDAFSARRSMYLRGLLIGHELMDHGVDVNCAPSADIAWPETHPFLKNRCYGTNASVVARMAEACAEGLMDAGCLPVVKHAPGHGRATLDSHKELPRIGASLEELSTTDFAAFKALSDLPMVMTAHIVLPEIDADVPVTLAPKGVRYLRQSLELDGLLMTDDISMEALSGSVVDRGAGALAAGCDLVLHCNGALDEMETLADKLPRMTKAATARAGMALAARRAPIDIDISAVEAEFTSLIEGAKNA from the coding sequence ATGCGCGCCGGTTCTGTGCGGTTCTGGTATCTGACGGGGCAAATTGTATTCCCGTCACTCAGGAATGATGTGACCCGGGGCGCGTATATTCTCGCGCCCCTGGGGCCTGATCTTTCGCCCCGCGAGGCGGCCTTTTTCAAAGAGGCTGACCCGTGGGGTTTTATTTTGTTTGCCCGAAATTGTGAGACGCCAGAGCAGCTTAGGCGGCTGACGAAGGAGTTGCGCAGCGCTGTTGGTTGGTATGCGCCCATACTGATTGATCAGGAAGGCGGTCGCGTTCAACGAATGCGGGCGCCCCATTGGCGGGAGTATATGCCGCCTTTGGATCAAGTGGCGCTGTTCGATATCCGCACGGATATCGTATCGGAAAATGACGCATTTTCCGCGCGCCGCTCGATGTATTTACGGGGACTTCTGATTGGTCATGAGTTGATGGATCACGGGGTGGATGTGAATTGTGCGCCATCGGCAGACATAGCCTGGCCCGAAACCCATCCATTTCTGAAGAACCGCTGTTACGGGACCAATGCGAGTGTCGTGGCACGAATGGCCGAGGCTTGTGCAGAAGGCTTGATGGATGCGGGGTGCCTGCCGGTTGTGAAGCACGCGCCGGGACATGGGCGCGCGACGCTGGACAGCCACAAGGAACTGCCCCGGATTGGGGCTTCATTAGAAGAATTGTCGACGACTGATTTTGCGGCATTTAAGGCCTTGAGCGATTTGCCGATGGTGATGACGGCGCATATCGTTTTGCCTGAAATAGATGCCGATGTGCCGGTGACGCTGGCCCCCAAGGGTGTTCGGTATTTGCGTCAATCGCTGGAATTGGACGGATTGTTGATGACCGATGATATCTCGATGGAGGCTTTGTCGGGCAGCGTGGTTGATCGAGGGGCAGGGGCTTTGGCGGCAGGGTGCGATCTGGTTTTGCATTGCAACGGTGCCCTGGATGAAATGGAAACGCTGGCTGATAAACTGCCACGTATGACGAAGGCAGCTACAGCGCGCGCCGGCATGGCCCTGGCAGCGCGGCGGGCACCAATCGACATTGACATTTCGGCGGTGGAAGCCGAGTTTACGTCCCTAATTGAGGGAGCAAAAAATGCCTGA
- a CDS encoding arginine--tRNA ligase, with the protein MNIFAEIRSSILETLDAMVADGELPPNLSWGNVAVEPPRDAAHGDMATNAAMVLAKPAGKAPRAIAEALAVRLLSDPNIEVADVAGPGFLNLRLAGEVWHDVVAEAIDAGAAFGHSGMGAGVKVNVEYVSANPTGPLHVGHTRGAVFGDALASLLDFAGYDVTREYYINDGGAQVDVLARSAYERYREAHGLSLEIAEGLYPGDYLVPVGEALKEKFGDQFLDQPEDVWLAEVREFATGQMLELIQEDLSRLGVKMDKFFSEKALYGTGRIEEAIEELTKKGLIYKGTLEPPKGKVPEDWEPREQTLFRSTAHGDDVDRPIMKSDGAWTYFAPDIAYHWNKIARGYDELIDIFGADHGGYVKRMNAAVSALSDGRVPLDVKLTQLVKLYKDGEPFKMSKRAGTFVTLRDVVDTVGADVTRFVMLMRKNDAPLDFDFDKAVEQSKDNPVFYVQYAHARIRSVMRKAEALHLDYSDNALLEDEAEFAVARKIAEWPRLVEIAARNNEPHRIAFYLYELASEFHALWNKGNENPSLRFLHEGDPQATAAKIALPRAVAVVISTGLGILGVTPVEEMR; encoded by the coding sequence ATGAATATCTTTGCCGAGATTCGGTCTTCGATTCTGGAAACGCTGGATGCGATGGTCGCGGATGGCGAACTTCCGCCCAATCTTTCCTGGGGAAATGTCGCAGTGGAACCGCCGCGCGATGCCGCCCATGGCGATATGGCAACCAATGCCGCAATGGTGTTGGCGAAACCTGCGGGTAAAGCGCCGCGCGCAATTGCCGAGGCTTTGGCTGTGCGGTTGTTGAGTGATCCGAATATCGAGGTCGCGGATGTGGCCGGGCCTGGGTTTTTGAACCTGCGGCTTGCGGGCGAGGTTTGGCACGATGTTGTGGCCGAAGCGATTGATGCTGGTGCGGCATTTGGGCATTCCGGCATGGGCGCTGGCGTTAAGGTGAATGTCGAATATGTTTCGGCCAACCCGACGGGGCCTTTGCATGTTGGGCACACGCGGGGCGCGGTCTTTGGGGATGCGTTGGCGTCATTGTTGGACTTTGCGGGCTATGACGTGACGCGCGAGTATTACATCAATGATGGTGGCGCGCAGGTCGATGTTCTGGCGCGGTCTGCCTATGAGCGGTATCGCGAGGCGCATGGGCTGTCGCTTGAGATCGCTGAGGGGCTTTATCCCGGCGATTATCTGGTGCCCGTTGGTGAGGCGCTGAAAGAGAAGTTTGGCGATCAGTTTCTGGATCAGCCTGAAGACGTTTGGTTGGCTGAAGTGCGCGAATTTGCGACCGGTCAGATGCTGGAATTGATCCAGGAGGATCTGAGTCGGCTGGGCGTGAAGATGGACAAGTTCTTCAGCGAGAAGGCGCTTTACGGCACCGGGCGGATTGAAGAGGCCATCGAAGAGCTGACGAAGAAGGGATTGATATACAAGGGAACTTTGGAGCCGCCGAAAGGCAAGGTTCCTGAAGATTGGGAACCGCGCGAGCAGACTTTGTTCCGCTCCACCGCCCACGGGGACGATGTTGACCGCCCGATCATGAAATCTGACGGGGCATGGACTTATTTTGCGCCCGACATTGCGTATCACTGGAACAAGATCGCGCGCGGCTATGACGAGTTGATTGATATCTTCGGCGCGGACCATGGCGGTTACGTCAAGCGGATGAATGCGGCTGTGAGTGCGTTAAGCGATGGACGTGTACCGCTGGATGTGAAGCTGACGCAGTTGGTAAAGCTGTATAAGGACGGCGAGCCGTTCAAAATGTCGAAGCGGGCGGGCACATTTGTGACGTTGCGCGATGTTGTCGACACGGTGGGCGCGGATGTGACCCGGTTTGTGATGCTGATGCGCAAGAACGATGCGCCGCTGGACTTTGATTTCGACAAGGCGGTTGAGCAGTCGAAAGATAACCCGGTGTTTTATGTGCAATACGCACATGCGCGGATCCGGTCGGTGATGCGTAAGGCCGAGGCGTTGCATCTGGACTATTCCGACAATGCATTGCTGGAAGACGAGGCCGAGTTTGCTGTGGCGCGCAAGATAGCCGAATGGCCGCGCTTGGTGGAGATTGCGGCCCGTAATAACGAGCCTCATAGAATCGCTTTCTATCTGTATGAACTGGCCTCGGAATTTCATGCACTTTGGAACAAGGGCAACGAGAATCCCTCGTTGCGCTTCCTTCACGAGGGCGATCCTCAGGCGACAGCGGCAAAAATTGCACTTCCGCGCGCCGTAGCCGTTGTTATTTCAACAGGATTAGGTATCCTTGGGGTGACACCGGTCGAAGAAATGCGCTGA